The sequence ACTTCACTGGCCTCCCACAATCTGGCGCCGTTGGACCGGTTCATGGCGAGTTCGGACGGTTGCTTCTCGCGCAGCATATGCAGGTAGATGCCGCTGCGCTGACCGGCGTCGTCGGCGCAACAGAGGTAGTTCACGGGCGCCGCGGCGCTGGCCGGCGTGAGGAAGAAGAACTTCATCACCGGATAGATGAGCGGCTTGAGGAGTATCGGGGCGTTCCGGGCAATGGCGGAGTGTACGGGGCCGGGGCAGAGCGAGTGAACCGCCACGTGCCCGCCGCCGTCCTGGTTGAGGCGGCGGGAGAGCTCGATTGCAAACGTGGACAGGACAAGTTTGCTTGCGCCGTAGTGCTTGAGTCCGTCGCGCAGGCCGTAGTTTTCGAACGCGCCGAAATGCTCGAAGTCGATCGGTTCGGCGGAGCGGTGGGCCTCGGACGAAACGAGCACGATGCGGGGCGCCGCCTCGATCCTCGTCGCCGGGCGGAGCGTTCCGTCTTTCAACCAGCGATCGACCAGCACGCGGTTGGCGAGGAAGTGGACGGCGAACATCGCCTCGAAACCCTGGGCTGTCCGGAGGGCGCGGCGCGGCATCAGGCCCGCGTTGAGGACCGCGATATCAATCCTCGTTCCTCGCTCGCGCAACTCATCGCAGAGCCGGTGCACCGAATGCAGGTCGGAGAGATCGACCCGCAACATCTCGACGCGGTCGGAGCCGGAGGCGGCTTTGACGTCTTCGCCCGCATCAGGGTGTCCGCTCCGGCAGGCCATCAGGACGTGGCCGCCGCGTGCGGCCAGATCGATGGCCACGGCTTTGCCGAGCCCACTGTTAGCCCCTGTCACCAGACACGTCTTGCCATCGATCCGAACGGAAGCCGGCAGGGGCTCGAGGTTCGGACGGATGGCGATGCGGTCTTTTACCGCCCTGCGGAGGGCCTCGAAGATTTTGTTCATGGGCTTTATTCCTCGCCTACTCGTACGGAATGCCGTGCCTGCGCCGGTACGGCGCCATGCGATGCTCGATCGCCTCCCTTGTCAGGCCGAAACGGCCTGCATCGTAGATGTGGCGTCCGTAGCGGTGCTGGACGTTGCGGCTCGCAGTTTGTTCGGTCGCGCGCAGTGCGTCTGCCCCGAAGGGGATACCGGCCCGTTCGTAGATATTTCTAAGTTGCGCCATCGGATCGCTGACGAGATCGTAGTAGGAAATGTCGATGAAGCGGTGCGGATCCGCCGCTTCGCGCGCGCTGGCAGTGCGCGCGAGCAGGCGGCACGTCTTCGCAAGCCAGTGTGCGCCGATCTCCCGAGGATCGACGCGGTCGCTGAACATCCCCCTGCCGTGGGCGACCATGCTCCAGAACGAGGGGATGGATTTGAGCGGGTCCCGGTGCGTCTGCACGATCGTGGCGGCCGGAAATACCTTGAGGACGATGTCGAGGTACTCCATGTGATGGGGCGTCTTGAGCACCCAGTGACGACACGGACGTTGCCAGTGCAGGATCCGGAGGAGGGTTCGGAATTCCTCGTATGTTTTTGTGTGGTCCTGGTCCTCGAGCCAGTGCGCGTAGGTGGGCACATGCATGGTCGCTTCCGCCGACTGGCTCATGAAGGACACGTCGAGCAGCAGTACATCCTCCTCGGGGGCATCGTGTTCAGCAGGATGTACGGCGAAGAAGGCGGGGGCCAGGTAGGCGATGGTGCGTTCGGCGATACGCGCCTGTCTGATCCGGACGTGCGGGTCGCCCGGCTTCTCGCCTGGGAGGGGCAGCGGATTCAGTCCTTCCCAGGCTGTAACTGCACGTATATCCGGGTGGGAGGCGATCAGTCGATGCAGCGTGGTTGTGCCGGTTCTTTGGAGGCCGGCGATTACGAGGATGCTGCCGAGGTCGATTTCCCGTATCTCCGGGCGCCTGCGGATCAGTTCCTCGACCCGCAGGCGTGTTGCCAGCGCCCCTTCGATCCGCTTCTTCTGGATCCACCGGCCCAGAGGCGTGAGATCGGCCTCCTCGTTGATCGAGCGGACGAGTACGGACAACGCTTCCATGAACCACTCGTCACCGAAGTTCGACAGGCCGGTCTTTCTGCGCGCCGCGGCGATCATCTTGTCGATGTCGAGCCCGCCGGAATCTCCCAGACGATCTGATACGCGCCCGGCGGCATTCAGCAGCGCGACGGGAAGAGGCCGGTACGGCCGCTCGTAGTCCGTCGGTGTCTCGGTAATCCGCTTCGCCATCTCCTCAACGGCAGAGCGCACGGAGTTCGCGCAGTTTGACGCACCGAGTCACAGGGGTCGGGTGCTCCTCGGCCCGGATCCAACGGAAGCACATGGTCCCGGAGGTGTGCCCGGCGGTGTCGAGCCAGTTGGGGAGTCCGGGGTCTTCGTGCGCGACGATGAGGCGGACGGAACCGTCGCGCTCGTACTCCGCGATATGCTTGTTGGTATGGATGGTGTGGTAGCGGTAGTCGAGCGATTCCATCCAGTAGTTGTTGAGTTGAAAGTTCCAGAATTCACATGCCGGCGGCGTGGCCTCGATGACCAGCGCCTCGTCCTCTTCCAGTTGCCAGTGGCTGTGGTAGTAGGCGATGTTGGGGTCGCCCCCGGCCTGGTTCGATGTCTCCTGGTCGAACCGGGGCAGCGTATTGGTGTGTTTCTGGAAGTCGCGCGCCCACTTTGCGAACAGGAGAGAGGCGCCTGCAACGAGGGTGCTCGCCGACCGCAGTCCTTCGTCGAGTTTTTTTGCGGTCAGCGGCGCCGGGCGTTTCTCGTCCGGGGAGCAGTTGATGCGCTCGATGTGCAACTCGGCCGGGATTTCCGCACGCCGGTCGAAAAACGTCTGGCGGACGATAAGGACCCCGCTCTCGGGGGTCATCGGGAGCCAGTTTCCTTCCTGCCGTTCGCAACTGAGCACCAGTTCGAAGCGGCCGTCGTCGTCGATCTCAAGTTCCGCAGCTTCGACGTAGCCGGTCGGAGGCATGCCGCCTCCCTGCCCGTAATGCCCGGCCTGGGTGCCGAATCCGAGGTAGGCGACGGTGTTGCGCCGTCCGGTGATCCGGTACTCGAAAGCGCCCGAGATGGCGGCGGTCAGGTAGTGGTTGTCCGGGTTGTCGGCCCCGAGTTTGACCGTTTCGTGGGCGATGCGGTGGAGGACCGGCGCCCTCGGATCGGCGTGCTCGAGAAAGGCCATGAGGCCTGCGCGTGTCAGGCGGCTGAGGTAACGATAGCCCTCGGCCTGATTGAAGGCATCGCGCGGCGCTCCCGGAAAGTTCAGCGATGCGCCTGCTGCCTTCAGTGTGTCGCAGAACTCGTCCCAGGCCTGGCCACTGACGACTCGCTGTGCAGCGGCATCGTCCCCGGATTGCCCACGGAGTTTGCGCATCGCCAGAGAGACCCGGCGAAAGAGCGCAAGCAGACCGATCACGAACCTTCTCATCGTTTTCTCTCCAGGATCAGTCGATGGGGCGGCGGGTGTGCCGTATGGGACCGGCTGCCGGAAGACCTCTCACGGTTCGACCGCGCCCGGCACACCCCTGGAGAGGTGGTCGCGAAGCGTTACCACTCGTTTTCTTCCTTGACGACCGGGGCGTGCACCGGCACCGGATAATTTCCTGTAAAACAGGCATTGCAGTAGCCCGCCTCGCTCCGGTTGGCGCTGCGTACGGCTTTCATCAATCCCTCCACGGACAGGTAGGCCAGCGAATCGACGCCGAGCCATTTCGCGCGCTCCTCGTCGGAGCCGAACTCGTGTGCAAACAATTCGCCGTGGCTGGGAAAATCCATGCCATAGTAGCAGGGGTTGATCACAGGAGGCGCCGCCACCCGGAAATGCACTTCTCGTGCGCCGGCCTCACGGATCATGTTGACAATAT comes from Bacteroidetes bacterium SB0662_bin_6 and encodes:
- a CDS encoding SDR family NAD(P)-dependent oxidoreductase, which gives rise to MNKIFEALRRAVKDRIAIRPNLEPLPASVRIDGKTCLVTGANSGLGKAVAIDLAARGGHVLMACRSGHPDAGEDVKAASGSDRVEMLRVDLSDLHSVHRLCDELRERGTRIDIAVLNAGLMPRRALRTAQGFEAMFAVHFLANRVLVDRWLKDGTLRPATRIEAAPRIVLVSSEAHRSAEPIDFEHFGAFENYGLRDGLKHYGASKLVLSTFAIELSRRLNQDGGGHVAVHSLCPGPVHSAIARNAPILLKPLIYPVMKFFFLTPASAAAPVNYLCCADDAGQRSGIYLHMLREKQPSELAMNRSNGARLWEASEVLLHRFAPPPATIHERGPATP
- a CDS encoding sulfotransferase; protein product: MRSAVEEMAKRITETPTDYERPYRPLPVALLNAAGRVSDRLGDSGGLDIDKMIAAARRKTGLSNFGDEWFMEALSVLVRSINEEADLTPLGRWIQKKRIEGALATRLRVEELIRRRPEIREIDLGSILVIAGLQRTGTTTLHRLIASHPDIRAVTAWEGLNPLPLPGEKPGDPHVRIRQARIAERTIAYLAPAFFAVHPAEHDAPEEDVLLLDVSFMSQSAEATMHVPTYAHWLEDQDHTKTYEEFRTLLRILHWQRPCRHWVLKTPHHMEYLDIVLKVFPAATIVQTHRDPLKSIPSFWSMVAHGRGMFSDRVDPREIGAHWLAKTCRLLARTASAREAADPHRFIDISYYDLVSDPMAQLRNIYERAGIPFGADALRATEQTASRNVQHRYGRHIYDAGRFGLTREAIEHRMAPYRRRHGIPYE
- a CDS encoding DUF1214 domain-containing protein, which gives rise to MRRFVIGLLALFRRVSLAMRKLRGQSGDDAAAQRVVSGQAWDEFCDTLKAAGASLNFPGAPRDAFNQAEGYRYLSRLTRAGLMAFLEHADPRAPVLHRIAHETVKLGADNPDNHYLTAAISGAFEYRITGRRNTVAYLGFGTQAGHYGQGGGMPPTGYVEAAELEIDDDGRFELVLSCERQEGNWLPMTPESGVLIVRQTFFDRRAEIPAELHIERINCSPDEKRPAPLTAKKLDEGLRSASTLVAGASLLFAKWARDFQKHTNTLPRFDQETSNQAGGDPNIAYYHSHWQLEEDEALVIEATPPACEFWNFQLNNYWMESLDYRYHTIHTNKHIAEYERDGSVRLIVAHEDPGLPNWLDTAGHTSGTMCFRWIRAEEHPTPVTRCVKLRELRALCR